One window of the Pyrus communis chromosome 17, drPyrComm1.1, whole genome shotgun sequence genome contains the following:
- the LOC137722488 gene encoding disease resistance protein RPV1-like isoform X1 — translation MDDIEANIPPHREKRHKQMDGIEANIPPRREKRHKQMDGIEANIPPRREKYDVFINFRGEDTRLGITSHLHAALLQKKIETYIDYRLQKGEEIGPALREAIEKSTHSVIIFSKDYASSTWCLDELVHILECKERYGQKVIPIFYKIKPSYVRKQHGSYAGAFAQLEKRFKDSIDKVHKWRAALKTAADLSGFDYSNKDGTEADLIKNVVDHIWTNLKCESSCDLEEGLVGIESHIEQIESLLGIHSQDACITVGIWGMGGIGKTTLAETIFHRLSSKFEASCFLKNVREKSEPPDGLDRLQNKLLSEILGEEGLSIGSIGVQNRLSRTRLLIVLDDVSSPMQMQLLAGDRLRYGNGSRIIITSRDRDTLRQTVKEDNIYEVKVLKPDDAFQLFCLHAFKDNTTRRTAYEELAKKTVDYARRVPLALTVLGSLFFNCKNKEDWKDEFNKLKQSPSEDIQKVLRISYDRLGKSEKEVFLDIACFHKGMKVNEVKRMLDVRGFFPTSGIRILVDRSLISIYSDKWKGEIIEMHDSLQEMGMTIVREQCIEDPGKRNRLFTNEDVHHVLKSNTETPIVEAIELSTSYESEKQPLNFKLMSNLIMLIGHTFGLLDNKSAASLDLPDSLRYLYWWGYSPESLPSKFSPENLVELHMPWSRVKKLWQEDQRLVNLQVIDLFHSMYLTEVPNLSGSLKIVNINLFGCESLVEIPGYFQDLDELTHLDLQGCRSLKYLPEMPRNIEYLDLSESGIKQLPQSVWSHEKISYLGISSCRYLEKLPSNRCKLKVSGSFYINSCTSLGEFSELPRDINELSLVSCTRLVSLPTNVCKLKYLEGLNLSRCFKLENFPEILEPMEHLKSLNLSGTAVQELHSLIKFLPALKRLILKRCKRLSSIPKSICTLKYLEVLNLSGCCKFEDFPEILEPMEHLKFLNLRKTAVQELHSLLEFLPALKILNLERCKRLSSIPKSICKLKYLEELNLSWCSKLENFPEILEPMEHLQSLNLSGTAVQVLHSSVEFLPVLKILKLRFCRSLSSIPKSICKLKYLEELDLSWCSKLENFPEILEPMEDLRCLKLCGTVVQELHLSGKFLPALQWNSLFSEAMEDFMEDFW, via the exons ATGGATGATATTGAAGCTAATATCCCCCCTCATCGAGAAAAGAGACACAAACAGATGGATGGTATTGAAGCTAATATCCCCCCTCGTCGAGAAAAGAGACACAAACAGATGGATGGTATTGAAGCTAATATCCCCCCTCGTCGAGAAAAGTATGATGTGTTTATCAATTTCAGAGGTGAGGACACCCGCCTTGGTATTACCAGCCATCTTCATGCTGCCTTACttcagaaaaaaattgaaacctacATAGATTACAGACTTCAGAAAGGAGAAGAAATCGGACCTGCCCTTCGAGAGGCAATCGAGAAATCCACGCATTCGGTgatcattttctcaaaagaCTATGCTTCTTCCACATGGTGTTTGGATGAGCTTGTGCATATACTCGAATGCAAGGAAAGATATGGCCAGAAGGTTATACCCATATTCTACAAAATCAAACCATCTTATGTACGAAAACAACACGGGAGTTATGCGGGTGCATTTGCTCAACTTGAAAAACGTTTCAAGGACAGTATTGATAAGGTGCACAAGTGGAGGGCTGCTTTGAAAACTGCAGCCGATCTGTCTGGGTTTGATTATTCAAACAAAGACGG GACGGAGGCAGATCTAATTAAGAATGTTGTCGATCATatttggacaaatttgaaaTGTGAATCATCATGTGATTTAGAGGAGGGCTTGGTTGGAATTGAAAGCCACATCGAGCAAATTGAATCGCTACTGGGCATTCATTCACAGGACGCTTGCATCACTGTAGGTATTTGGGGCATGGGTGGTATTGGCAAGACCACCCTTGCTGAAACTATATTTCACCGACTCTCTTCTAAATTCGAAGCTTCTTGTTTTCTTAAAAATGTCAGGGAGAAATCAGAACCACCAGATGGACTAGATCGCTTGCAAAATAAACTTCTGAGTGAGATATTAGGGGAAGAAGGTCTATCCATAGGATCGATTGGTGTTCAAAATAGGCTCAGTCGCACAAGGCTCctcattgttcttgatgatgtgagTAGTCCAATGCAAATGCAGCTTTTAGCTGGTGATCGTCTTCGGTATGGCAATGGAAGTAGAATCATTATCACAAGTAGAGATAGGGACACACTTAGACAAACTGTTAAAGAGGATAATATCTATGAGGTTAAGGTATTAAAACCAGATGACGCTTTTCAGCTCTTCTGTTTGCATGCTTTCAAGGATAACACTACTCGTAGAACAGCTTATGAGGAGTTGGCGAAAAAGACCGTGGATTATGCCAGACGCGTTCCTTTAGCTCTTACAGTTCTGGGGTCCTTGTTCTTCAATTGCAAGAACAAAGAAGACTGGAAAGATGaattcaacaaattgaaacaatcTCCCAGTGAAGATATCCAGAAAGTGTTGAGAATAAGTTATGATAGATTGGGAAAATCTGAGAAGGAGGTATTTCTGGATATAGCATGTTTTCATAAGGGGATGAAAGTGAATGAGGTAAAGCGAATGTTAGATGTTCGTGGATTCTTTCCAACATCTGGAATTAGAATTCTCGTTGATAGGTCTCTCATATCAATTTATTCAGATAAATGGAAAGGGGAAATCATAGAGATGCACGATTCGCTACAAGAAATGGGAATGACAATTGTTCGGGAACAATGTATTGAAGATCCCGGTAAACGGAATAGGTTGTTCACGAATGAGGATGTCCATCATGTACTGAAGAGTAATACG GAAACTCCAATTGTTGAAGCCATTGAACTTAGTACGTCGTATGAGAGTGAAAAGCAACCATTGAACTTCAAACTGATGTCAAACCTAATAATGCTTATTGGGCATACTTTTGGATTATTAGACAACAAATCCGCTGCTTCTCTAGACCTTCCCGATTCTCTTCGTTACCTTTACTGGTGGGGATATTCACCGGAATCTTTGCCGTCAAAATTTTCCCCGGAAAATCTAGTTGAGCTTCATATGCCATGGAGCCGAGTTAAGAAGCTTTGGCAAGAAGACCAG AGACTTGTGAACTTACAAGTGATCGATCTGTTTCACTCTATGTATCTAACTGAAGTTCCAAATCTCTCTGGGAGTCTAAAAATTGTGAACATAAATCTCTTTGGCTGTGAAAGTTTGGTTGAAATTCCTGGGTATTTTCAAGATCTTGACGAGCTTACTCATCTTGATCTTCAAGGCTGCAGAAGTCTCAAGTATCTTCCAGAGATGCCAAGAAATATTGAATACTTGGATTTATCTGAGAGTGGTATAAAGCAGTTGCCCCAATCAGTTTGGTCTCATGAAAAAATTTCTTACTTGGGTATAAGTTCGTGCAGATACCTTGAGAAACTTCCAAGCAACAGGTGTAAGTTGAAAGTTTCTGGTTCATTTTATATAAATTCCTGCACATCTCTTGGCGAGTTTTCTGAGCTTCCCAGGGATATAAATGAATTATCATTGGTTAGTTGCACGAGACTTGTGAGTCTACCAACCAACGTTTGTAAGTTGAAATATCTCGAGGGACTCAATCTTTCCAGATGCTTTAAACTTGAAAACTTCCCAGAGATCTTGGAGCCAATGGAACATTTGAAGTCcttaaatttaagtggaacagCGGTTCAAGAGCTACACTCATTAATCAAGTTTCTCCCTGCTCTCAAAAGACTTATACTAAAACGTTGCAAAAGGCTTTCAAGTATCCCAAAGAGCATTTGTACGTTGAAATATCTTGAGGTACTCAATCTCTCCGGCTGCTGTAAATTTGAAGACTTCCCAGAGATCTTGGAGCCAATGGAACATTTGAAGTtcttaaatttaagaaaaacagCGGTTCAAGAGCTACACTCATTGCTTGAGTTTCTCCCTGCTCTCAAAATACTTAACCTAGAACGTTGCAAAAGGCTTTCAAGTATCCCAAAGAgcatttgtaagttgaaatatCTCGAGGAACTCAACCTCTCTTGGTGCTCCAAACTTGAAAACTTCCCTGAGATTTTGGAGCCAATGGAACATTTGcagtctttaaatttaagtggaacagCGGTTCAAGTGCTACACTCATCTGTCGAGTTTCTCCCTGTGCTCAAAATACTTAAACTACGATTTTGCAGAAGCCTTTCAAGTATCCCAAAGAgcatttgtaagttgaaatatCTCGAGGAACTCGATCTCTCTTGGTGCTCCAAACTTGAAAACTTCCCAGAGATCTTGGAGCCAATGGAAGATTTGCGGTGCTTAAAATTATGTGGAACAGTGGTTCAAGAGCTTCACTTATCAGGCAAGTTTCTCCCTGCGCTCCAATGGAATTCACTGTTCTCCGAGGCAATGGAAGATTTTATGGAAGATTTTTGGTAA
- the LOC137722488 gene encoding disease resistance protein RPV1-like isoform X2, with product MSTDTKNWVTWHIDRRFNIQIRTEADLIKNVVDHIWTNLKCESSCDLEEGLVGIESHIEQIESLLGIHSQDACITVGIWGMGGIGKTTLAETIFHRLSSKFEASCFLKNVREKSEPPDGLDRLQNKLLSEILGEEGLSIGSIGVQNRLSRTRLLIVLDDVSSPMQMQLLAGDRLRYGNGSRIIITSRDRDTLRQTVKEDNIYEVKVLKPDDAFQLFCLHAFKDNTTRRTAYEELAKKTVDYARRVPLALTVLGSLFFNCKNKEDWKDEFNKLKQSPSEDIQKVLRISYDRLGKSEKEVFLDIACFHKGMKVNEVKRMLDVRGFFPTSGIRILVDRSLISIYSDKWKGEIIEMHDSLQEMGMTIVREQCIEDPGKRNRLFTNEDVHHVLKSNTETPIVEAIELSTSYESEKQPLNFKLMSNLIMLIGHTFGLLDNKSAASLDLPDSLRYLYWWGYSPESLPSKFSPENLVELHMPWSRVKKLWQEDQRLVNLQVIDLFHSMYLTEVPNLSGSLKIVNINLFGCESLVEIPGYFQDLDELTHLDLQGCRSLKYLPEMPRNIEYLDLSESGIKQLPQSVWSHEKISYLGISSCRYLEKLPSNRCKLKVSGSFYINSCTSLGEFSELPRDINELSLVSCTRLVSLPTNVCKLKYLEGLNLSRCFKLENFPEILEPMEHLKSLNLSGTAVQELHSLIKFLPALKRLILKRCKRLSSIPKSICTLKYLEVLNLSGCCKFEDFPEILEPMEHLKFLNLRKTAVQELHSLLEFLPALKILNLERCKRLSSIPKSICKLKYLEELNLSWCSKLENFPEILEPMEHLQSLNLSGTAVQVLHSSVEFLPVLKILKLRFCRSLSSIPKSICKLKYLEELDLSWCSKLENFPEILEPMEDLRCLKLCGTVVQELHLSGKFLPALQWNSLFSEAMEDFMEDFW from the exons ATGTCAACAGACACTAAAAATTGGGTAACTTGGCATATCGACAGAAGGTTCAACATCCAAATCAG GACGGAGGCAGATCTAATTAAGAATGTTGTCGATCATatttggacaaatttgaaaTGTGAATCATCATGTGATTTAGAGGAGGGCTTGGTTGGAATTGAAAGCCACATCGAGCAAATTGAATCGCTACTGGGCATTCATTCACAGGACGCTTGCATCACTGTAGGTATTTGGGGCATGGGTGGTATTGGCAAGACCACCCTTGCTGAAACTATATTTCACCGACTCTCTTCTAAATTCGAAGCTTCTTGTTTTCTTAAAAATGTCAGGGAGAAATCAGAACCACCAGATGGACTAGATCGCTTGCAAAATAAACTTCTGAGTGAGATATTAGGGGAAGAAGGTCTATCCATAGGATCGATTGGTGTTCAAAATAGGCTCAGTCGCACAAGGCTCctcattgttcttgatgatgtgagTAGTCCAATGCAAATGCAGCTTTTAGCTGGTGATCGTCTTCGGTATGGCAATGGAAGTAGAATCATTATCACAAGTAGAGATAGGGACACACTTAGACAAACTGTTAAAGAGGATAATATCTATGAGGTTAAGGTATTAAAACCAGATGACGCTTTTCAGCTCTTCTGTTTGCATGCTTTCAAGGATAACACTACTCGTAGAACAGCTTATGAGGAGTTGGCGAAAAAGACCGTGGATTATGCCAGACGCGTTCCTTTAGCTCTTACAGTTCTGGGGTCCTTGTTCTTCAATTGCAAGAACAAAGAAGACTGGAAAGATGaattcaacaaattgaaacaatcTCCCAGTGAAGATATCCAGAAAGTGTTGAGAATAAGTTATGATAGATTGGGAAAATCTGAGAAGGAGGTATTTCTGGATATAGCATGTTTTCATAAGGGGATGAAAGTGAATGAGGTAAAGCGAATGTTAGATGTTCGTGGATTCTTTCCAACATCTGGAATTAGAATTCTCGTTGATAGGTCTCTCATATCAATTTATTCAGATAAATGGAAAGGGGAAATCATAGAGATGCACGATTCGCTACAAGAAATGGGAATGACAATTGTTCGGGAACAATGTATTGAAGATCCCGGTAAACGGAATAGGTTGTTCACGAATGAGGATGTCCATCATGTACTGAAGAGTAATACG GAAACTCCAATTGTTGAAGCCATTGAACTTAGTACGTCGTATGAGAGTGAAAAGCAACCATTGAACTTCAAACTGATGTCAAACCTAATAATGCTTATTGGGCATACTTTTGGATTATTAGACAACAAATCCGCTGCTTCTCTAGACCTTCCCGATTCTCTTCGTTACCTTTACTGGTGGGGATATTCACCGGAATCTTTGCCGTCAAAATTTTCCCCGGAAAATCTAGTTGAGCTTCATATGCCATGGAGCCGAGTTAAGAAGCTTTGGCAAGAAGACCAG AGACTTGTGAACTTACAAGTGATCGATCTGTTTCACTCTATGTATCTAACTGAAGTTCCAAATCTCTCTGGGAGTCTAAAAATTGTGAACATAAATCTCTTTGGCTGTGAAAGTTTGGTTGAAATTCCTGGGTATTTTCAAGATCTTGACGAGCTTACTCATCTTGATCTTCAAGGCTGCAGAAGTCTCAAGTATCTTCCAGAGATGCCAAGAAATATTGAATACTTGGATTTATCTGAGAGTGGTATAAAGCAGTTGCCCCAATCAGTTTGGTCTCATGAAAAAATTTCTTACTTGGGTATAAGTTCGTGCAGATACCTTGAGAAACTTCCAAGCAACAGGTGTAAGTTGAAAGTTTCTGGTTCATTTTATATAAATTCCTGCACATCTCTTGGCGAGTTTTCTGAGCTTCCCAGGGATATAAATGAATTATCATTGGTTAGTTGCACGAGACTTGTGAGTCTACCAACCAACGTTTGTAAGTTGAAATATCTCGAGGGACTCAATCTTTCCAGATGCTTTAAACTTGAAAACTTCCCAGAGATCTTGGAGCCAATGGAACATTTGAAGTCcttaaatttaagtggaacagCGGTTCAAGAGCTACACTCATTAATCAAGTTTCTCCCTGCTCTCAAAAGACTTATACTAAAACGTTGCAAAAGGCTTTCAAGTATCCCAAAGAGCATTTGTACGTTGAAATATCTTGAGGTACTCAATCTCTCCGGCTGCTGTAAATTTGAAGACTTCCCAGAGATCTTGGAGCCAATGGAACATTTGAAGTtcttaaatttaagaaaaacagCGGTTCAAGAGCTACACTCATTGCTTGAGTTTCTCCCTGCTCTCAAAATACTTAACCTAGAACGTTGCAAAAGGCTTTCAAGTATCCCAAAGAgcatttgtaagttgaaatatCTCGAGGAACTCAACCTCTCTTGGTGCTCCAAACTTGAAAACTTCCCTGAGATTTTGGAGCCAATGGAACATTTGcagtctttaaatttaagtggaacagCGGTTCAAGTGCTACACTCATCTGTCGAGTTTCTCCCTGTGCTCAAAATACTTAAACTACGATTTTGCAGAAGCCTTTCAAGTATCCCAAAGAgcatttgtaagttgaaatatCTCGAGGAACTCGATCTCTCTTGGTGCTCCAAACTTGAAAACTTCCCAGAGATCTTGGAGCCAATGGAAGATTTGCGGTGCTTAAAATTATGTGGAACAGTGGTTCAAGAGCTTCACTTATCAGGCAAGTTTCTCCCTGCGCTCCAATGGAATTCACTGTTCTCCGAGGCAATGGAAGATTTTATGGAAGATTTTTGGTAA
- the LOC137723224 gene encoding disease resistance protein Roq1-like: MAYSLHNLKTLDLGHSHSLQKSPDFSQVQNLEELILLDCSSPFEIHPSIGHLQRLSLESLSYCVKLISLPRDFYKSKSVETLLLNRCSEFIELHEDIGEMISLRTLEAEYTAIRQVPPSIGHLKRLSLVNLEWCDKLISLPRDFYKLKSVETLRLNGCLQFRELHEDIGAIREVPPSILGLKNLTHLSHHRISVELKGEYKYLRWKGCPLKSIPDDFFNQPRLVVLEMQESKLVQVWFQGTKLLHNLKTLDLSHSHSLHKSPDFSQVPNLEELILEWCMSLSEIHPFIGHLKRLSLVNLSYCFKLISLPRDFYKSKSVETLLLNRCSEFTELHEDIGEMISLRTLEADHTDIREVPPSIVRLKNLTRLSLSGVESIHLPHSLRGLNSLRELNLSSCYLADDAIPKDLGSLISLQVLDLSWNDFHTLPSLSGLSMLQTLSLDCCFNLHTIPDIPPNVKVISFPLS; encoded by the exons ATGGCATAC TCGCTACATAACTTGAAAACCCTTGATCTCGGCCATTCCCATTCCTTACAGAAATCACCAGACTTTTCACAAGTCCAAAATCTTGAAGAGTTGATATTGTTGGACTGTAGTAGTCCGTTCGAGATTCACCCCTCCATTGGTCATCTTCAAAGACTTTCTTTGGAGAGCCTTTCATACTGTGTTAAGCTTATTTCTCTTCCAAGGGATTTCTATAAGTCGAAATCTGTTGAGACTCTTCTTCTTAATAGATGTTCAGAATTCATAGAACTGCATGAGGATATAGGGGAGATGATATCACTGAGAACGCTTGAAGCAGAGTATACAGCCATAAGACAAGTACCACCTTCTATTGGTCATCTTAAAAGACTTTCTTTGGTGAACCTTGAGTGGTGTGATAAGCTTATTTCCCTTCCAAGAGATTTCTATAAATTGAAATCTGTTGAGACTCTTCGTCTTAATGGATGTTTACAATTCAGAGAACTGCATGAGGATATAGGGGCCATAAGAGAAGTACCACCTTCCATATTAGGATTGAAGAATCTCACTCATTTATCACATCACCGCATCAGCGTAGAGCTCAAAGGAGAATACAAATATCTGCGTTGGAAAGGATGCCCTTTAAAGTCCATACCAGATGACTTTTTTAATCAACCAAGACTAGTTGTTTTAGAGATGCAGGAAAGCAAACTGGTACAAGTTTGGTTCCAAGGTACAA AGTTGCTACATAACTTGAAAACCCTTGATCTCAGCCATTCCCATTCCTTGCATAAATCACCGGACTTTTCACAAGTCCCAAATCTTGAAGAGTTGATATTGGAATGGTGTATGAGTTTGTCCGAGATTCACCCCTTCATTGGTCATCTTAAAAGACTTTCTTTGGTGAACCTTTCATACTGTTTTAAGCTTATTTCTCTTCCAAGGGATTTCTATAAGTCGAAATCTGTTGAGACTCTTCTTCTTAATAGATGTTCAGAATTCACAGAACTGCATGAGGATATAGGGGAGATGATATCACTGAGAACACTTGAAGCAGATCATACAGACATAAGAGAAGTACCACCTTCCATAGTAAGATTGAAGAATCTCACTCGTTTATCCCTATCAGGTGTGGAAAGTATTCATTTGCCACATTCGTTACGGGGATTAAACTCTTTAAGGGAATTAAATCTCTCATCGTGCTATTTAGCTGATGATGCAATCCCTAAGGATCTTGGGAGTCTAATTTCTTTACAAGTTTTGGATCTTTCATGGAATGATTTTCATACCCTACCCAGCCTCAGTGGTCTTTCAATGCTTCAAACATTGAGCTTAGATTGTTGCTTTAACCTTCATACAATCCCTGATATACCACCAAATGTGAAAGTGATTTCTTTTCCGCTCAGTTGA